The region GGGCACGTGTTGTTCCAGCACACACCACACCTCCTCCCCACCAGGCACTTCACACGCAGGGAGGTGagtctccttcagcctctgaGGGAGCACCAGAGACTAGAACAGGATTCATCCCTGAAGGGGACATGGCCCTCAGAAGGAGCGAGGAAGGGACAGTGGTGAATGCCAATGGCACACCTGCCAGGTGCAATCCTCATCTCCACAGCCAAGCATCTCATAGGGGACCTCATCGCACTTTGGATCCTGGTGCACCTTCAGAAATCTTGGTCTGCAGCCACCTCCACTCCCAAGCACCAAAGCCATGCACAGTAATACCTGCCAGGGACATACACAAGGGTGCAGACAGGACTATGACATCCAACCAGCGTAGCAGAGGCGTGGAGAACAACAGCCACAGTGGAGTGCTCATAGCATACATAGCATGCAAGGCTTCCACAAAGTCTCAGCTGAGTCTCCCATTTCAGAACACTTTGTAGATGCTCTAAGTTGCATGTTGCCCACTGTGCACCTACAGCTCTTTGGGACAGAGGCTGTAATTGCTTACCTTGGAGGGACAtagcagggacagcttcaaGTCCCACAAGAGCTGAACATACATAGCTATTTTGGGCAGACATGTATGGGAAGGCTGAGTTGCTCACCCCAAATTAGCTGGCAAGCCTTTAGCCAGAACAACCTCCATCAGAGATGAGCTGCAGTCAACCCACCCAAGCTCAGGGTCCTCAAGTCTGTCATTCataaaagcagagcagcaaaaaaGGGCTGATCTTTGAGACCCAAGCAGAGAAGACAGCTTTGTATCCACCTCCTCACCCTTTCCAAAGGACACCCAGCCTCCAACTGCCTGGATCTCCAGGAATCCCCTTCACATGTGCATAGATCATACCATGGGCACCAAGGTCACACCAAGAAGGTTAGtgcatccctgcctgcaccccttGGCAGGGCTAACCCATATCACATACAaccatagaaaggtttgggtcggaaaggacctcagagatcacagcAGGACTTGTCCTTAACAGAGGGCAGGGGGACAGATCAGACACAGTCCTCACACCCCTTCATAGCCCCTTGAGCTGTTGTCCCAAACACAGGCTTGAAGTGAGGgtgcagctgctcagcctcccctgctgcaacacTGACTTTGTCTGACCAAGGCAGGTGCTCTCTTTTTGCCCTTGGTTATCCCCAGATGTCACCCACCTCCACTGAACTGTGTCCTATGAGAAAGGTGGCTGAAGAATGCAGtggagaacagctctgctgtgctaagggacatggtttagtggtgacctggcaatgctgggttaatagttggacttggttatctgaaaggtctcttcaaaacaattctatgtgcCCAGCAGGCACTGGAGGAAGAGGGATGACAGTAGGTCTTACATCAGGACTGTATCTACCCTTCATCCCACAACCTTGGAACACCACAGCCCAGGTCAGAGAGCTAAGAGCACCCAGGCAGGAACCCATCTTCATGCTTTCTTGAATTAAGGACCAGCAAGTGAGACTTTGCCTCCCTCCATAACATTACAGCAGCTTGGCTTATGTCTCTCCTGTCCCAGAAATGAAGCTGAGCAGTTATGGAGCAGAGAGGTGATAGCAGAGGCTTAAAGAGACCCCACCACAGGGCATCTTAGAACAGTTTGCACTGGCAGGGacctttcaagatcatctagtctaccccacagtcagcagggtcatcttcaactagatcagggtgcttagagcctcatccaactcGAAGATAATCAGGGCAGCAGCAAATGAGAGacacccaggctctgcccagcagagctATGACCCCACCCCAACTCACTGCAACCAAAAACCACATGGCAagagaaatacaaaatataGCACTTTTAATCAggagaagatttaaaaaaaaaaaaatatgccaaCAAGAGAATTAATAAACCTTCAGGCATAATAAATAGGCAGCTTAGTGACAGACAGATGTGCAGTTGTGGGTTTTGTCAGCTGCAAGGCACCAGCCCCCTGTCCAAGCAGCTCCGGATTCACAGATGGATGCTGCTGCCTGGTCATGCTTGGGAGGCACCAACACGTGCATCTGGGAGGGTGAAGCCAACCTATTGACactatgcttttaaaattacagATCTTCTAGACTGATAAGAACCTTTTATGTCtgattaggggaaaaaaaaaatcctcaagtTCTTCTTAGTTCACCAATTTCATCTATAATTCTCTGCATTGGTTTCCAGTATTATTTGGGTAGTACAGATAAACACAGAAACCTCGTAGTCAAAATAAAGAGGAATTtgaggaggttctcctcagaaGGCCCCACCTTCTGTCATCAGGACTCTCTGGGGAGGAAGTTGATTTCTTTTAAGAATTCCCTACATTTGAGCATTTTAAGGCTTTTCCAGGAGTTACCTCCTAGCAAATCACTGTTCTCAGCAAGGTCTGAGCTGCAAGACTGCAAGGGCAGGTCCTTAGAACTTGTTCGGTTTGGGTTCTGCTTgactggacttcagcaaaggcaatgcaaagcaaagccagccctcatcttccctccttctttccccttccatcAGCTGTAGACAACAATACTGAgaccaccctcctgccatgagctgtatacagcagcagcaggactacCCTGCTTGGTATGAGAGCCATTTGTATCAGTGACGTGTCCACAGGATGGATGCTGAGCATCCAACTTACTTCCTCACAGCAATATCTGCTGCTGTGTTGATACAGACTCTGGcctggaaacaaaaaaaccaaacccaaccttcCAAAAGAGGGAATTTAGGCACTAGTGGGACCAAACTGAGTCTAGGTCAACTCAAACCACTACATTAGGTCTGGAGAAGGAGGCTCAGACAGCAATTTGTTGGTTTTCTCTGAAGAGTGGCCGCTGTGTGGTGCAGATGTCCTGGAAGATCCTGTACACCTGCTCATGCTGGGTCTCATCAGCTACAGGGACCATGGGGTTGCTGCTGCAGGTCTTCCCAGCCtcttccaccacctgcctgaCATACAGCTGCTCCACCTACACAAAAAGAAGTCACTCAGTGTCTTCATGAAGAGGAACCTTTCCAGGCATCACCCACTGCTGTCATTCACCCCCACCAGGCCAGGCAGCAAGGCATGGGGTGGGAGAGAGAACAATTGTATCCAATGGACCTCAATGACCAGGTCCAGTCAGGCCAGCAGGTCTAAATTCACAAACAACCTTGGCACAACCACCTCTAAGAGAAAAGCAGCCATAAGAGCTTCCCTTCCAGCACAGCTacctgaagacaggctgggggatgtcCCAAAACAACCAGAGTGATCCTTTGGTGCAGATACCCAAGGCTAGAAGAGGTGACCAGGTCAGAAAGTTGTGCAGGGAGACATAGGACAAGTCTTCCCAACTTGTAAAATCAGCACCAGGACCTCACAAATTTGTTAGGTCTCTGCTTGCTGAAGGGTGGCTGAAACATCTTCCCTGTGCCCTCCATGCTATGTCCCTACTGCCACAGCCTTGCTGACCCCAGGAATCCCACAGTGAGTGCAGGCTCCACAAACACCCTAATGCATTGACCCAAGGCTTTGAGATCCCAGAACTGCTTCACCTTCTCCAGAGAAGTTTCTGGCCAGAGCCACAGAGACtgttcctctcatcccatcttTTGCTCTACCCTCCTGAAGGTttcccaaccccactgctgtcCCTCATGCCACATCTGCCACCCCACCAATTCAAGCACCTGTAGCTCAGGGGGATAAAGCTAGAGCCCTACttgtggagaggaaaaaaaaaaaaaaaagggctaaaCTGTCCAAAGCAGGGGagatcctgcagcagagctccaaAGGGCAGCCCTCCATACCTGGACCAGGATGAGCTTACACCGCAGTGGCACCGTGTCTGGGAACTCCTCTCCAAAGCACAGCATGACTCTGCTGTCCGGGAAGCGGCCCTGGTTGTTGTagaactgctgcagctctgcaaggagAGGAGAACAGTTGGAAGCTGCCGCCTGCAAGCTCTCAGTCTTTGCTACTCAGCTATGGGACCATGGGAGAAAACCATGGGCTCAAGCCAGTTTTGCTGTGCAAAGCCTCCAACCGGGAGGAAGGTGCAAAGTGACACCGAGCCACCACGCTACGCCTTCCTAGATCTGGTAGCAGCAGCTACTCATCCAGAGCACTCCATCAGTAATGGACAGTGATGATTCCAAAGTGCTCCAATGCCAAGGCCTCTACCCTTTCAACCCCACcaagtggaagaaaagaaagaagaaaacgcTCCTACAAACCTCTGAAGAACAAGTTGGTGTCAAATATCTTCACCACCTCATCCCGGTCCAATTTGTTAGGCTTGTCCTTGCAGGCCATGGTGTTCCCACTCCAGaagaccctgccctggcacagcctcttGATGAAGATGCCCTGCTTGTTGCTGTGCAGCAGGACACCCCTCTCCAGATGCCCAAAGAGCTTCTTGGTGACCTGCTTCTGGCGGTCGTTCTGGATGGTGTCGGCGGAGGGGAACCGCACGTGCTCCAGGGTGTCCGCGGCGTAGAGCTTCTCACCGTGGCTGGAGGGCTGGCTGAGGGAGAGCCGGCAGCCCTCGGGGTACGAGGTGGTGACGTGGCCCACCAGCCTCCCGCCGTAGAAGAAGCTGATCACCATCTGGGAGTAGCCTAGGAAGAGATGGGCACatgtatcacagtgtatcagaggctggaaaggatctggagagatcatcaggtccaaccccccagccagagcaggatcacttagagtagtctgcacaggaacgcatccaggtggggtttgaaactctctagagaaggagactccacgacccccctgggcagcctgttccagtgctctgtcacccttactgtaaagaagtttctccccatgttgaggtgaaatcctctctgttcaagtttgagcccattgttccttgtcttatcactgtgaaccacccaaaagagcctggccccttccacttgacacccagccctcagatatttatacacattgatgagatcccctctgttttctcttctcaagactaagtagccccagggatctcactctctcctcataggggagatgctcaagtcccatgTATGACCCATAAGGAGAAGACAAACCCTGCCTACTCCTCACTGCAGTGCCCAAACTCCACGAGAGCAGCAAGATTCCCCAAGATCAAGTCTCACTTGATGATGGAGACCACCTACATGCTAGACGACATCTCCTGCATAACTCAATCTGGTAGAAGCAAGCAAGATCTCCTGATGCTGAaccccttcctcctgcctttgctCTGTGTGTCCCTTGCTGTGGGCAGACCTCCCTGCACCCAAAGGCATGGCTGATCCCAGCATCccagggccatggccacaggccACCAAGCAGGATgcatcccagctcagcaggcaAATTGTGGATCCTCAGGATGGTGCAGCACCTCCCAAACCCAGAGAAAAGCCTCACTCAAGGCAAGGAGCAGagtcagagctgccttctgccACCACACACACAAGGCCAAGCCCCAGAGGAACTTTTGATGGCCACAGTCCAAGCCAAGCAGGGGACCTGCCTTACCTGAATGCTGCTGCTCATAGCTGGGGTATCCATTCACCAGGGGCAGTGCTGTgggcagagaaaaagcagagctgagcctaCATGCCCAGCTCCCAAATCCCAATGCTCTCCATCAGCACCCAGTTTTCTCTCCTAGGCACACCAGGCTTCACACTTCCTACAGAAAGATCCCAGAAAATATTCCCAGGTGGGTTTAACCCTGTGCAATACACACTTTAGGCCTGGTACCAACCACACcattcatagagtcacagaataatttcagttggaaaagacctttacaaATCCAACCactacctaactctaccaagtctggtgctaaaccatgtccctcagcaccacatctctgcagcttttaaacacctggGATGGAGATCAACCACCTCCAAGGggagcctggtccagtgtttgagaaccattttagtgaagaagtttcttctaatgtccaacctaaacctctcctggtacaacttgaggccatttcttcttgtcctatcacttcttactagggagaagacaccaaccccaacctggctccagccaccTTCCaaggaattgtagagagccagaaagtctcccctcagcct is a window of Indicator indicator isolate 239-I01 chromosome 19, UM_Iind_1.1, whole genome shotgun sequence DNA encoding:
- the IRF8 gene encoding interferon regulatory factor 8 isoform X2, coding for MEMDCNSSAIDNLIKEPPCVDEYLGIIKRSPSPPQETCRNPPIPDWWVQEPSPALPLVNGYPSYEQQHSGYSQMVISFFYGGRLVGHVTTSYPEGCRLSLSQPSSHGEKLYAADTLEHVRFPSADTIQNDRQKQVTKKLFGHLERGVLLHSNKQGIFIKRLCQGRVFWSGNTMACKDKPNKLDRDEVVKIFDTNLFFRELQQFYNNQGRFPDSRVMLCFGEEFPDTVPLRCKLILVQVEQLYVRQVVEEAGKTCSSNPMVPVADETQHEQVYRIFQDICTTQRPLFRENQQIAV
- the IRF8 gene encoding interferon regulatory factor 8 isoform X1, with protein sequence MCDRSGGRRLRQWLIEQIDSELYPGLIWENEEKNMFRIPWKHAGKQDYNQEVDASIFKAWAVFKGKFKEGDKAEPATWKTRLRCALNKSPDFQEVTERSQLDISEPYKVYRIVPEEEQKCKAGTANGSSLSDVMEMDCNSSAIDNLIKEPPCVDEYLGIIKRSPSPPQETCRNPPIPDWWVQEPSPALPLVNGYPSYEQQHSGYSQMVISFFYGGRLVGHVTTSYPEGCRLSLSQPSSHGEKLYAADTLEHVRFPSADTIQNDRQKQVTKKLFGHLERGVLLHSNKQGIFIKRLCQGRVFWSGNTMACKDKPNKLDRDEVVKIFDTNLFFRELQQFYNNQGRFPDSRVMLCFGEEFPDTVPLRCKLILVQVEQLYVRQVVEEAGKTCSSNPMVPVADETQHEQVYRIFQDICTTQRPLFRENQQIAV